One genomic segment of Hordeum vulgare subsp. vulgare chromosome 2H, MorexV3_pseudomolecules_assembly, whole genome shotgun sequence includes these proteins:
- the LOC123430458 gene encoding uncharacterized protein LOC123430458, with translation MGMPRRSSLSGEIPWLYIALSGLVSDERAVPPLFPACSPGRTHHRSRRGRGSLLDRRLCLQPWRGAVVPLLLGACGRSMRTRRIVLVPLVASPWPEVAGADQAVDGRAPRSSSVPCREQEGATPGGEREKGAGPACK, from the coding sequence ATGGGGATGCCACGACGGTCGAGTTTATCCGGTGAGATCCCGTGGCTATATATAGCCCTCTCCGGTCTCGTTTCGGATGAGAGGGCAGTTCCACCTCTCTTTCCCGCATGCTCTCCTGGTCGGACCCATCACCGGAGTAGGCGTGGTCGCGGCTCCCTGCTCGACCGCCGCCTCTGCTTGCAGCCATGGCGCGGTGCGGTCGTCCCGCTGCTCCTCGGCGCCTGCGGTAGGTCCATGCGGACGAGGCGCATCGTCCTTGTCCCACTGGTGGCCTCGCCATGGCCGGAGGTGGCCGGAGCCGACCAGGCCGTCGACGGCCGAGCGCCCCGCTCCTCCTCTGTTCCCTGTCGCGAGCAGGAAGGAGCGACgccaggaggagagagagagaagggggcaggGCCCGCATGTAAGTGA